CTTGCAATAACTAAATTAAGATAAAAAGCACCCCATAAACCAATTGCAATTTATGTCTCAGGAATTAGAGAAATATTAAACAGAAGCAGACATACGCTGAAACCCATGCATTCCCACCGTTTCAagcaaagaaataaatCCGCCatctaaatttttaaagaaaaaaaactgaaagtaaaaaagaaagaagaaatgacGACCCTAGAAGAGCCGTGCATAagagtaaaataaaaaaaaccaaaagcaAGGAACTTTTAGATGGCtggaaaaaatgatattttccaatttcAATCCCAAAGTATCGTcttttgagtttttttccttgtgaAAAAGATGACGACGGTACCATGAAATTGGACTACGCTTAAGAAAGtttgaaaatacaaaagaaaGCTAAACAAGGGTCTGCACGCCGTACACATTCCTCTCCATTAGAGTTTCCTTGAGCGAGCAGAAAAGGGAGAAGCATTAGTAGCAGTGGTAGCGGCTAAAGCTTCAGAGCCAGCAGCGGCAGCAACAGAGGTGTTATCTGCCTTACCGGCGGCTTtcctttgattttttttggcacCGCGCTTGATGTAGGTATTAATGTAAAAACCAATGAAGAGGAATAAATAGGACGAAAGAACACCGCAACCAAAGAAGGCGGCAAAGAGAGAACCAGAACAATCACCGACATGGGGAAGCCAAGGGAAGTAACGGAAAGCAATGTGGGAGTAGGTACCAAAGTAGCAGAGGATGAGATCAAGGACGAACTGAATGATTTGAACACGGGTAACCCATTGCTTCCACCAAACTCTACGGCCGCAAGCAGCAAGGAAGTAGTAACTGTACATGATAACATGAACGTACAAGTTCAAGCCAATAACACCCCACTGGACGGAGGTGCGACCGAGAAGTTGAGTAAAGCACAAGAGAGCCGTAATACCATGGTGGTAGCAATGGAGAAAGGCAAGGggtttcttcttcaaaaacaagaaCACCGTATCCATCAACTCCAAGTACTTGGTCAAGTAATTGAGGTAGTACAAGGTAACCAATCTCTGCGTAAAATGACGAGAATCGCAAACGCAGTAGAAGAGACCGTTACGCATGTAGTTGCGAAAAACCTCTTCTACCAACAAAGCAAGCAAAGCTCCACTGATGATAGTCAAAATGAAGTTGTGAAGTTGAAAAAGACGACGTTGTTTCAAAGGTTTGCGATTTGTCATGATCGCTCGACCACTCAAAATGATAACATAGTAAGCGGTAATGGATACAATTACGCTCGACCACTGAGACATGGGAGTTTTACCCGGGATGTACTCAAATTCAGAGGGATTCCATCCTATAGTTTTGATGCTCAGTTGCTCAAACAAATGCCTATTCCAAAGTTAGTTTTAATGCATAATTACGCTTTGCTTACCATAGGTCCACTCCAAATGGATGGTCAATGCTGGGTCGGTGAATTTTCAACATGTGTGCTCCGGTTAGATCCATTCTCCGCTGAGAAGACAAGGAAATCAACACATGTAcacaataaatatttgagtttgaattttaaaatattttttaaaatattctaaaaattataatttctaaattttaaatcccATATGTGTATAATTTGACATAACCAGCCCTTCCCGGCATCTTGCcatcctcttttttttttttttttactagtCCGTTCCGATGGAACTGAAGAAAGGCAGgtcacaaaaaaaaactaatcACTGcaagtaaacaaacaagtTACATTCTACTCAATCGTCAAACAAACGTATTGACCCATGGATGCCCAAAGCACATCCAAAATGTGAAATCTTGGAGCCCTCTGAACTCCtaacttttacaaaaagcTCTTCTTAttcttcttattttttcgcACGACTATGTGCGATCGTGCAAAGCATCTGCTGTACGATACGTGTGTGCGCAATTATTTTGATCGATTATAGACTACTAGTTTTCACGATTGGTCCTCATCATAAGATCAATGGCGAAAGGTGGATTCTCAATTTTCCACCTTCCGTGAAAGTAtgtctttaaaaaattcatttattaaCATTTGCAAAACAAATACCTGCAACTGCCTCAGTTCTTCATACTTTGTTTTCCATTCCGTTTTCCGGTTCAACAAATTTACGTTACCTATACTGGCCCAACCAAGTGacattgttatttttttattttttttaccaattAAATTGAACCAATTTTACCACAAAAAGCACATGCTACTCAGATAAGTAACGCATTCccaaaagtaaacaaaagacgGAAAAGAGATGGGTTGGGCATTTACAAGGGTAGCTGAACTGATGCTTTAGTAAAAGTGTTTATTGAAGAatggaaattttaaaagtcaGTTTTTCAAGATTCCCATAAATTTTGGTAGATATTAGAAAATCTTACTAGTGAGTGAGATTGATGGTGACATAAACATTCAAAAGCCAAgcaattttagaaaaaagaagtaatatgaaaaagagataagttaataaaaaaaatgcatatgaatattaaaaatttcgtaCGTTATCCACActcttaataaaaaaggttaGATTGtccaacaatttttttgtagcaGTCAATTACAagtgaaaagaaaagtattCACTTCACCAATCACCGATggcttcaaaaattgattgaGTAGCCCTTCGACATCTCTCATTGAACTTTTTTTCGGATTATGTTTTCCTTCCATTTGGTACTCCTAGAGTATTAGTGGAGCTAGAATGCTTAATCCTTCGAATAGACCTGCCTATAGAAAGTACATCTAAAACTCCAACATGAGTTTCAATTCACTTGAATTTGTATCTCTGACATAactatttaaatgaatatctATCAGCAAAATGTCTTCCGCTAAATATAAAACAGATGAGAATTTTCATTCTACAGCATAGTAAAAGTCATATTTCTCTAATTAATGAAACAGCTGTCTTGTATAAACACTCCAGTTTAATTGAGCTTGCTTGAAAATTCCATGTCGAACTAATACTCTACATAACAAGTAAATACTTTAAAACTAAGAAAATCATTTCATAGCAGTAGACCTTTAGAAGCTACAATAACATGGAATGCCCTTAGTCTGTGAGCCGTAAATCTTCATTTAAACACGGCTCTCAATAATCGATCTGTACAGATTACTCACAACCAAGTGCAAAacatatttatataaaattacaGTCATTAGGTTTTCTTCATCCTACTTCTAATATAACTGAATagcttttttcttgaatACATAGTCTATACTAGAAAACTGTTTGCTTCTTGATATATTACAAACCTTAGCGTACTACTACTTCCATCTACTCTCCACTCCCCTTCACTTTTATTTAGCAAGAAGCAATTCTAATTCATTATAATGAAAGCAGTTCAACGTATTTTTCAAACTGGCCGCTTTTCTGTCGCCGCAGGACCCTCGGTTCGTTTTCAAGCTGGGTTTTTAGCTGCAAACAGACAAGTTCGTTTTTCTAGTAACCACGGGGTTTCCTTGGAAGAAATAAACACAAAGTATGTAAAAAAACGACGATAAGGGAATAGGTAATTGTTCGGCATGTTGCAATGCCTGAAAAGTAACTCCATTCAGCACTTTTATTATCAAATGCGGAAATAGGAATGCTGGGAACTGCAAAGAATAAAATGAACACGAAAGCAGTCTGTTTTATCATTGACTTTTGAGTACCCAATACTGAAAGTGGtttgaatattttcattttagcATCTCTAGAATGATAGTAAATGAGCGTTCATAGCTATTTATTTGTCTGctattttttgttcttttctCAGTTTTCACGTTTTTAGTTTTTACACAAGAAAAATTGACcatttttccttctttggAAGCTTATTCTTACTTCTGCTCTGCTCTgcttttcctttatttaaaatttcttgTTTTACTGTTTACTAACTACGTAGGTATAACgatttcttttcaaatgttCAGGATCAATTTGAGCTCCAAAGAGGCCTAAATAATTGTTTTGCCTACGATATCGTGCCTTCTTCTGATGTTATTGAACAAGCTTTACGTGCTGCTCGTCGTGTTAACGATTTCCCTACCGCCGTAAGGATTTTCGAAGGTATTAAAGTGAAACTACCAACCAAAGAACAGTACCAAGCGTATGTTAAGGAGCTTAAGCCTGTTTGCAATGAATtaggtattgtattgaAGGAGGATCTTTTTAAGTAAGTCCGATTAAGTTTCTTGATCTGTCTcctcttcttttgaaatttgtaGCTCTTTACCACAACTCTCCTTTTCTTGGTGCTTAACTATGATTTGCGTTTTTCAAAggactttaaaaaaactgaTTTACTGATTTTGATTATCatcactttttttctgtcCGCACGCAATGATGTTTCTTTAGGATTAAGaaattatcaaataaaaatgccAATACCATTTCTCATACAAACAGAATTGCTATAGTAATCttatctctttttcttttttaagtctAGTATAGCAGTGAATCTGTAACGATATACATCTTCATTTTGTTCACGTAGAAAATAGCTTGCAGTTAATACATGTTTActtaaaatgttaaaaaaaaaattgtaagcAGACTATCTCCTTTTAACAAAAGATTTAAGGGTGTAGTTGAAGTTCGTTTCAGCAAGGGCAATATGTATTAGTCCTTTCACCAAACACCACAGAGGTTGTtcaataatatattttacaGCATTACATTCGTTTCTTCACGcgtaaaatatttattgcaGTTACATGTAATTTAAGAACATatttatatcatttttgCAACTCATTCTGTAAAGGTTTTGAAGAgcttttctaatttttgttttattttttcgaaGAGCAGCGAAATTTGCTTCatcctttattttataccatatcatcttttttatctcgcttttttatttttttttaactcatTCCCCTTAGTCTTTTTCATCACAATAATGGCTGCAGCAACAGGTTGGGAACGGAGTGCTGTATATTATACCCCAGTTCTCCCAGGAGAGCAAGAATTAGATTCCAATGTTAGTCATGAGAAGAATTTCATACAGtttattgaagaatttgTGATTGACAATGACTTTATCTATCGTACTCAACTAAGAGACAATCTCGTGGTAAAACAATACATGTTGAACATAGATCTTAGGCACCTGATCAGTTATAACGAAGATCTAGCTCATTTGCTTCTGAGTCAGCCGACAGATATTCTACCTCTGTTTGAGTCTGCTGTCACTACAGTTGCTAAACGCCTACTTTATAGAAGTCAAGAAAATGCTTCTACGAATATCCCCACTTGCCAGGTAACTCTACGTTACGATGCTAACATCCTTCCAATCCGTAACCTGACAGCTTCTCATATCTCAAAACTGGTTAGAGTGCCTGGTATCATCATCGGTGCTTCAACACTTTCCTGCCGTGCAACTGCTTTGCACTTAGTATGCAGAAATTGTAGGGCTACCAGGATTTTACAGATTTCTGGTGGATTTTCAGGTGTTCAGCTTCCTAGAGTTTGTGAAGCTCCTGTTCTCGAtggtgaaaaaaaagactgCCCGATGGATCCTTTCATTATTGATCATTCAAAATCGACTTTTATCGATCAGCAGGTGCTTAAACTACAGGAAGCTCCTGATATGGTTCCTGTCGGTGAGTTGCCTCGTCATATATTATTGAATGCTGATCGCTATTTAACTAACCAAATTACTCCGGGAACCCGCTGCGTTATTACTGgcattttttctatttttcaaaataagtCTGTTAAAGCTAGTGGTGCCGTGGCCATTCGGAACCCTTATATCAGAGTCGTGGGTATTCAAATGGATTCAAATGATGGCTCTAAATCTACTCCTTTATTTAgtgaagaggaagaagaggagTTCCTTGAAATTTCTCGTACTCCGAATTTGTACGATATTATATCCAACAGCATATCTCCCGCTATTTATGGTAATGTAGACATCAAGAAAGCTATTGCATGCCTACTTTTTTCAggttctaaaaaaattctccCCGATGGTATGCGCCTTCGTGGTGACATTAATGTTTTACTTCTTGGTGATCCTGGTACTGCGAAatctcaatttttgaaattcgTTGAGCGACTGGCCCCCATCGCTGTTTATACTTCCGGTAAAGGTTCAAGTGCTGCTGGTTTGACTGCTTCTATTCAAAGAGACTCAGTTACCAGAGAATTTTACCTTGAAGGTGGCGCAATGGTTCTTGCTGATGGTGGCATTGTCTGTattgatgaatttgataaaatgaGGGATGAAGATCGTGTTGCTATTCACGAAGCAATGGAGCAACAAACTATTTCAATAGCTAAAGCCGGTATCACTACTATATTGAATTCTAGGACATCCGTTTTAGCTGCTGCTAATCCAATTTTTGGCCGATACGATGATATGAAGACACCAGGTGAAAACATTGATTTTCAATCTACGATTCTTTCAAGATTCGACatgatatttattgttaagGATGAACATGATGAAACAAAGGATCGAAATATTGCCCGTCACGTTATTAATCTTCATACCAATTTACAAGAATCTAGTGAGACTTTAGCAATTGGAGAAATTCCTTTTGATAAGTTTCGGCGGTACATAAACTATTGTAGACAGTAAGTATaccaaatttaatattagTTACTAATGGATTTAGCAAATGTGCACCTAATCTTGATGCAGAGGCAGCTGAAAAGCTATCTAGTCAATTTGTCGCAATTCGAAAACGTGTTCATCAGTCAGAGCAGGACAGTAACTCGCGTTCTACCATTCCAATCACTGTTCGTCAATTAGAGGCAATCATACGAATTACTGAATCCCTTGCAAAAATGTCATTATCACCTATTGCTTCTGAAGCTCACGCTACTGAAGCGATTCGACTGTTTTTGACCAGTACACTTGCTGCTGCTACACAAAGTTCGCCTGAAGTTACTGaggaagtaaaaaaaattgaagccAGCTTAAGAAAAAGGTTACCTATAGGGTTTCAGGCGAGTTACCGTATGCTTATACGAGAATACGTAAATGGGGTATGTTTATTGATTAAATCTAAGTCTAACATAATTTTAGCATGGATATTCACAACACGCGTTAGAAATGGCTTTACAAATTCTTTCGTCGAAGGAAACAATTCAACTCAGAAATGGCGGACAAACGGTGTATCGATCAGGAGTATGAAATTTAGCGAGCGTACTATTTATTAGATGatataatttacaaatataaTACATGATCGTGATAAGAAATATCAGTCTCGAGAAACTGCAATACTGCCACGTGCGTTGTCTATGGAAAATCCGTGACGACGTTGAtaatcttcttcttctttcagattatttttttcagaagGAAGAAGGATGGCTCGATCAACAGCCCTGGGTAAACCTCTATGTCTACCGCGCAGTTCAAGTGCTATAATAACTAGTTTACTTATAGTAGTAAATCTTGCTGAAAGTGAACAATTTGAGGAGCTTAATCCAGTACTAAGTCCCACCGTACCGTAAGCAGAGACTACTTCAAAAAGGACAGTAAAAATACTGAAATCGGTATCTAGAGGATTGGAGATTTTACCTCCTTCACAAATGCATATGATGAATAGCCCTAGAAAAATATACCATAAATCGTAACTTAATTGTTCAGTAAGGTGATCTTTTAAGAAAGATTTCCCCTCATCATCTTCAGTTCTGTAAACACCCAAAGATCGCTCCTCATAAACATTGGTATTTCTCATGTTGATAGCAACTGGATAAACAGAAATATACATCATAACCATGTAACTGACCAGTACTGCTGGGTGAAGTTCACTAATTGATACACTCGTGAATCCTGCGGTTCTTGTACAAACTGATTGAAATATTGCATTTACAACCCTAATACCTTTAGGAAGGCTAGCGACTGCTTTACTTCCAGTATCTAAGACCATGAACAATACCAGATCAATGACATTAAGCAGcagcaaaacaaaaaacaagacCCAGGTTGCTCCAGATGGAAACAATAAAGTGAAACATCGTCGAGGATGATCAAGGAGAAATGCCATAGCTTCTTTCTTCTCAAAACTAAAAGGGTATAGCTTATACGTTGTCCAAATGAATGttctaaaaaaacaaggGAATCCCGTGTTACCTGCGATAATGAATAAAGATGAAatcaacaaaagaaaaatgtttcGATTCATTGGCACAAAAGACGATGgtattaaagaaaaccccaaatcattaaatgaagaagcaGACGAGAATAACGCCCACCACCCACGACGTAAGTCATAAGAATCTATTACCTCTCGCGATCCCACTGCCGTATAAGCAAAAACAATGAAGGTCACAAAGGCAgcaatattaaaaatgataaaataaagggTAACCATGGAGCAGACGCATTTCAAAGCTCTATATTCAATTCCACCCAGCTCGTCCCGCTGTTCTTTAGACAAAGCAACGAAAGCAGAATTACGATCGACAGTAGGATTATACGACAAATAGGGAAGTGACATAGTAGTGTGTCTTGATGAAATAGAAGGCTCACGTTTTTTAGCAAAGGCAGAAGAAAGGACTCGTTCAAGAGTCAAGTTTCGTCGGTTAGAAGTGAATGACTTTGTCCAACGTATTGGACGATGAAGTCCTCGCGAAAATCTGGAACgtaaagattttttataaaaacgacttttttttctaagtTTAAGATTACGTTCACGCTCTATGGTGGGCTTATTAAGTCCGGTGAAAGCAATATGCATGTCAACTGTCGATGGTTCAGTGTCTTTAGATAGGGAGGAAGAAGACAGAGACGACCTTACTATTCCGTCTATTGTATTGGCAGGCCTTAAACCACCTTCTGGGAAAAGATTGTCGTCCCCAGTGAGAGTAAATGAATCCCTCGATACAACCAAATTAGTATCAGAATAACTATAAGCCATAGGGAGAGATTCCTGAACTAAGGCGCCTTCAGATAAAGTTTCACGGGTGTCGTCAGCCTCTAAAGGATTAACGgaggaaataaaagagCTTTGTCTACGAAGTCGGGGATGAAGGTCATCCATTTCATACATTTGCATCGAGGCTGAATGCGAACTACCAAAATcgtaatttttattttcaatggAAGGTTCATAGTCATGAAAAGTCATGTTGTGACTTTCCAAATCCATGTCTAGCGTATCAGACTTTTTTGGGAGATACTTTCCAAAATACTCGTCTTTAGATATATCTGCCTTGGGAGAAGGGGGGTTGTCAGGAAAGTACGGATTGTTCGTACTGTCATGCGTGTCAAATCTCGAGAAGTTTTTTAGAGACGTTGGACTCCTTAGTGAATGTAGGTATGGTAACATTACACGAATTTTTCTACCACGAACACCCTGTTCTTCGTCATCCTcgctttttttcattaagcTTTTACGGAGCTTTCTCTGAAATTTTCGAGTACGATTTTGACGAACAAcgtctttaaattttcgtCGAAACCAATACAGCCGGATGAAGGAAATACTTCCGTGCATCCATATAGGAACCGTAATAGCAGTAAATCCATACAGGATAAACTGCTGCCAGATAGATAAAGAATTTAAGTCAACACTGTTAAGGCCTGTTTGGGTAGTTGCGCTGCTAGCTAAGAATAAAGCATCGATATACTTGATTTTCGTGGTGGTCCCTCCGGTAAAAAGTAGGATAGAGGCAATGATAGTTAAGGATATAATGTAAATATAATGAATTGCCAAGAATCCAAAAGTTGGTATCACCCACTTGAACCATCTTTGAATGTAATTTAGGACCATTTATTTTAGTCAATACTTCCAGCCAAACCCACCAACAACAGAACAAGAAACAGAGAAATTGGTTTGAAGTTAACGGAAATCCTTAACTATGGACAAGATAAGAAGCAATTAGTTTTGAAATCTACGGGTAAAAGCGATACTGATGAGGAAACCACTAAATTTCTAAAAGGGAATTATGACAAATGACAAACGACATTTTTACCCAATCTTTGACGATTCCTTTCAACAATACTTGAGGATTCCTCTCTTATAATACAACGTAAAATCGCGTCTTCTTTCCCGTAGAAGGTAGTTTCTAAGCGGTTCAAAGTTTCAGCCTATACTTCGACCATGTTGTACGCTTTGGGCAGTGAAGTGAGATTGTTGACGATCTTTAACATAAATCGTTGTTGTTCcgtaaaaaatgttaacaaGATTTAGAGTGTTCAAGTACTTTTTACAGGTACCGTATTTAAATTAAGGAAAGTCCAAAAGTTCGCATAACAACGCATAATATGAATTGATGTAGCCTAACAAAATGCACTATCTATGAATTTTACGAACTAGCAAAATTTCTAGCTTTGAACAGTTTATCTTCCGTAAACATTTGAAAACCAGGCGAAAAGCAGGcattttaaagcttttcGCTCCTTGCTTGcataatttcttttcaagcGTTTCGTTCTTCTTGCACAGCCTTTGCTAAACGGATTTTCAGTAGAAAAATGACAGAAGTTTCAAAGGCAGCAGCTTTTGATCGAACTCAGTTCGAGGAgttaatgaagaagagattcttcttctctccttcttttcaaatctATGGTGGAATTAGTGGATTGTATGATTATGGCCCACCAGGTAGTGCACTTCAATCTAATCTGGTTGATATTTGGCGAAAGCACTTTGTTATCGAAGAAAGCATGCTGGAGGTTGATTGCTCCATGCTTACTCCTCATGAAGTTTTGAAGACTAGTGGGCATGTTGATAAGTTTGCAGATTGGATGTGTAAGGACCCTGCTACCGGTGAAATCTTTCGTGCCGACCACTTGGTTGAAGAGGTTTTGGAAGCCCGTTTGAAGGGTGACAAGGAAGCTCGTGGGCAGAATTCCAATGACCAGCCTGAAGAATCTGATGACAAGAAGAAGCGTAAGAAGAAGGTAAAGGAAATTCGTGCGACTCGTCTGGATGACAAGACTGTTGAGGAATACGAGTTTATTCTTGCCCAAATTGACAACTATGATGGAGATCAATTAGGTGAGCTCATGAAGAAGTATGACATTCGTAACCCTGCAACCAACGGTGAGCTTGAAACCCCTCGTCAGTTCAACTTAATGTTTGAAACTCAAATTGGTCCCAGTGGTGGTCTGAAAGGTTACCTCCGACCTGAAACTGCCCAAGgacaatttttaaactttaGCCGTTTATTGGAGTTTAATAACGGCAAAGTTCCCTTTGCCAGTGCTATGGTTGGTAAAGCCTTCCGTAATGAGATTTCTCCTCGGAGTGGCCTGCTTCGTGTTCGTGAGTTTTTGATGGCCGAAGTCGAACACTTTGTCGATCCTAAAAACAAAGAGCATGATAGATTTGACGAGGTTTCTCATATGCCCCTTCGTTTGTTGCCCCGTGGTGTCCAATTAGAAGGAAAGACTGACATTTTGGAAATGCCCATAGGTGATGCTGTCAAGAAAGGAATTGTTGATAACACTACATTAGGTTATTTTATGGCCCGTATCAGCTTATTCTTGGAGAAAATTGGTATTGATATGAACCGTGTTCGTTTTAGGCAACATATGAGCAATGAAATGGCTCATTATGCTTGCGATTGCTGGGATGCCGAAATTCAATGCTCTTACGGCTGGATCGAGTGTGTAGGTTGCGCTGATCGTAGTGCCTATGATCTTAGCGTTCACAGTAAAGCTACCAAGACTCCTTTAGTAGTTCAAGAGGCTCTTCCTGAACCTGTTGTTGTTGAACAATTCGAGGTTGAAGTTAATcgcaaaaaatttggtcCACGTTTCAAACGTGATGCCAAGGCTGTTGAGGAAGCTATGATTTCGTGGCCGGAATCggaaaaagttgaaaaaagtGCTCAACTTGTTGCTGAAGgtaaaattattgttaATGTTAATGGTGTTGAGCATACAGTAGAATCTGATCTCGTCACAATTGAGAAGAGAAAGCATACTGAACACATTCGTACTTATACTCCTAATGTTATCGAGCCATCCTTTGGATTAGGCAGAATCTTGTATGTACTCATGGAACATGCTTATTGGACTAGACCAGAAGACGTAAACCGTGGTGTTTTGTCCTTCCCTGC
This portion of the Schizosaccharomyces pombe strain 972h- genome assembly, chromosome: I genome encodes:
- the elo2 gene encoding putative GNS1/SUR4 family protein codes for the protein MLKIHRPSIDHPFGVDLWHLFEQLSIKTIGWNPSEFEYIPGKTPMSQWSSVIVSITAYYVIILSGRAIMTNRKPLKQRRLFQLHNFILTIISGALLALLVEEVFRNYMRNGLFYCVCDSRHFTQRLVTLYYLNYLTKYLELMDTVFLFLKKKPLAFLHCYHHGITALLCFTQLLGRTSVQWGVIGLNLYVHVIMYSYYFLAACGRRVWWKQWVTRVQIIQFVLDLILCYFGTYSHIAFRYFPWLPHVGDCSGSLFAAFFGCGVLSSYLFLFIGFYINTYIKRGAKKNQRKAAGKADNTSVAAAAGSEALAATTATNASPFSARSRKL
- a CDS encoding uncharacterized protein (Schizosaccharomyces pombe specific protein), giving the protein MPKAHPKCEILEPSELLTFTKSSSYSSYFFARLCAIVQSICCTIRVCAIILIDYRLLVFTIGPHHKINGERWILNFPPSVKVCL
- the cox6 gene encoding cytochrome c oxidase subunit VI → MKAVQRIFQTGRFSVAAGPSVRFQAGFLAANRQVRFSSNHGVSLEEINTKYNDFFSNVQDQFELQRGLNNCFAYDIVPSSDVIEQALRAARRVNDFPTAVRIFEGIKVKLPTKEQYQAYVKELKPVCNELGIVLKEDLFK
- the mcm5 gene encoding MCM complex subunit Mcm5, with product MAAATGWERSAVYYTPVLPGEQELDSNVSHEKNFIQFIEEFVIDNDFIYRTQLRDNLVVKQYMLNIDLRHLISYNEDLAHLLLSQPTDILPLFESAVTTVAKRLLYRSQENASTNIPTCQVTLRYDANILPIRNLTASHISKLVRVPGIIIGASTLSCRATALHLVCRNCRATRILQISGGFSGVQLPRVCEAPVLDGEKKDCPMDPFIIDHSKSTFIDQQVLKLQEAPDMVPVGELPRHILLNADRYLTNQITPGTRCVITGIFSIFQNKSVKASGAVAIRNPYIRVVGIQMDSNDGSKSTPLFSEEEEEEFLEISRTPNLYDIISNSISPAIYGNVDIKKAIACLLFSGSKKILPDGMRLRGDINVLLLGDPGTAKSQFLKFVERLAPIAVYTSGKGSSAAGLTASIQRDSVTREFYLEGGAMVLADGGIVCIDEFDKMRDEDRVAIHEAMEQQTISIAKAGITTILNSRTSVLAAANPIFGRYDDMKTPGENIDFQSTILSRFDMIFIVKDEHDETKDRNIARHVINLHTNLQESSETLAIGEIPFDKFRRYINYCRHKCAPNLDAEAAEKLSSQFVAIRKRVHQSEQDSNSRSTIPITVRQLEAIIRITESLAKMSLSPIASEAHATEAIRLFLTSTLAAATQSSPEVTEEVKKIEASLRKRLPIGFQASYRMLIREYVNGHGYSQHALEMALQILSSKETIQLRNGGQTVYRSGV
- the trk1 gene encoding plasma membrane potassium ion transmembrane transporter Trk1, with the translated sequence MVLNYIQRWFKWVIPTFGFLAIHYIYIISLTIIASILLFTGGTTTKIKYIDALFLASSATTQTGLNSVDLNSLSIWQQFILYGFTAITVPIWMHGSISFIRLYWFRRKFKDVVRQNRTRKFQRKLRKSLMKKSEDDEEQGVRGRKIRVMLPYLHSLRSPTSLKNFSRFDTHDSTNNPYFPDNPPSPKADISKDEYFGKYLPKKSDTLDMDLESHNMTFHDYEPSIENKNYDFGSSHSASMQMYEMDDLHPRLRRQSSFISSVNPLEADDTRETLSEGALVQESLPMAYSYSDTNLVVSRDSFTLTGDDNLFPEGGLRPANTIDGIVRSSLSSSSLSKDTEPSTVDMHIAFTGLNKPTIERERNLKLRKKSRFYKKSLRSRFSRGLHRPIRWTKSFTSNRRNLTLERVLSSAFAKKREPSISSRHTTMSLPYLSYNPTVDRNSAFVALSKEQRDELGGIEYRALKCVCSMVTLYFIIFNIAAFVTFIVFAYTAVGSREVIDSYDLRRGWWALFSSASSFNDLGFSLIPSSFVPMNRNIFLLLISSLFIIAGNTGFPCFFRTFIWTTYKLYPFSFEKKEAMAFLLDHPRRCFTLLFPSGATWVLFFVLLLLNVIDLVLFMVLDTGSKAVASLPKGIRVVNAIFQSVCTRTAGFTSVSISELHPAVLVSYMVMMYISVYPVAINMRNTNVYEERSLGVYRTEDDEGKSFLKDHLTEQLSYDLWYIFLGLFIICICEGGKISNPLDTDFSIFTVLFEVVSAYGTVGLSTGLSSSNCSLSARFTTISKLVIIALELRGRHRGLPRAVDRAILLPSEKNNLKEEEDYQRRHGFSIDNARGSIAVSRD
- the grs1 gene encoding glycine--tRNA (Gly) ligase Grs1, producing the protein MTEVSKAAAFDRTQFEELMKKRFFFSPSFQIYGGISGLYDYGPPGSALQSNLVDIWRKHFVIEESMLEVDCSMLTPHEVLKTSGHVDKFADWMCKDPATGEIFRADHLVEEVLEARLKGDKEARGQNSNDQPEESDDKKKRKKKVKEIRATRLDDKTVEEYEFILAQIDNYDGDQLGELMKKYDIRNPATNGELETPRQFNLMFETQIGPSGGLKGYLRPETAQGQFLNFSRLLEFNNGKVPFASAMVGKAFRNEISPRSGLLRVREFLMAEVEHFVDPKNKEHDRFDEVSHMPLRLLPRGVQLEGKTDILEMPIGDAVKKGIVDNTTLGYFMARISLFLEKIGIDMNRVRFRQHMSNEMAHYACDCWDAEIQCSYGWIECVGCADRSAYDLSVHSKATKTPLVVQEALPEPVVVEQFEVEVNRKKFGPRFKRDAKAVEEAMISWPESEKVEKSAQLVAEGKIIVNVNGVEHTVESDLVTIEKRKHTEHIRTYTPNVIEPSFGLGRILYVLMEHAYWTRPEDVNRGVLSFPASIAPIKALIVPLSRNAEFAPFVKKLSAKLRNLGISNKIDDSNANIGRRYARNDELGTPFGLTVDFETLQNETITLRERDSTKQVRGSQDEVIAALVSMVEGKSSFEDALAKFGEFKSTQE